TTTTGCCCCATTGTCAATTATTGCATTCCACTCTTGGTCTGTTCCCGGCAAAAATCCCGGTACATCAATAAAAACTAATAAAGGAATATTAAAAGCATCGCAAAATCTAACAAAACGAGCAGCTTTTTTTGAAGAATTTATATCAAGAACACCGGCAAGAAAAGCAGGTTGATTAGCAACAATACCAATACTTCTACCACCTATTCGTGAAAAACCTACAACAATATTTTCAGCAAAATCTTTATGTATTTCAAAAAATGAATTTTCATCAACAGTTAAATCAATAACCTCTTTAATATCGTAAGGAGTATTAGGATTATCGGGAATAATTGAATTTAATCCCTCAACAATTTCAGTTTTCGTATTTTTGTATGGTAATAATGGCGGTTCTTCTTCACAATTTTGAGGCATATAAGAAAGGAGTGTTTTCACATCTTCAATAGCTTTCATTTCGTTATCACAGCTAACATGAGAAACACCTGATTTTACACCGTGAGCATCCGAGCCACCAAGATCTTCCATTGACACTTCCTCATGAGTAACAGTTTTTACAACATTTGGTCCTGTAACAAACATGTGAGAAGTATTTTTTACCATTAGCACAAAATCGGTAATTGCCGGTGAATAAACAGCACCACCTGCACAGGGTCCCATTATTGCGGAAATTTGAGGAATAACACCTGATG
This genomic interval from Bacteroidota bacterium contains the following:
- a CDS encoding acyl-CoA carboxylase subunit beta, which encodes MTDKIKKLEEQRKEALLGGGQKRIDVQHNKGKLTARERLHFLLDEGSFQEMGMFVKHRSKEFGLEKQRPLGDGVITGYGTVNGRLVYVFSQDFTVFGGSLAEKYAEKIVKIMDLAMKNGAPVIGLNDSGGARIQEGVVSLGGYADIFYRNTLASGVIPQISAIMGPCAGGAVYSPAITDFVLMVKNTSHMFVTGPNVVKTVTHEEVSMEDLGGSDAHGVKSGVSHVSCDNEMKAIEDVKTLLSYMPQNCEEEPPLLPYKNTKTEIVEGLNSIIPDNPNTPYDIKEVIDLTVDENSFFEIHKDFAENIVVGFSRIGGRSIGIVANQPAFLAGVLDINSSKKAARFVRFCDAFNIPLLVFIDVPGFLPGTDQEWNAIIDNGAK